The Dreissena polymorpha isolate Duluth1 chromosome 2, UMN_Dpol_1.0, whole genome shotgun sequence nucleotide sequence CTTTTTGACATGAGATAGCAACAACTAATACCATCTAAACATAATATATGGACCATTTAAAGCTCCTTCCTTAAAAGGAAGGTATACAGGTTTTCTATCAAcagatttaaaagaaaaaaattaatgtaaaacatagtttttgaaacatattgatatatatttctgGGAAATGTCCAgcatttatacaatatattttttagctAGCCTAAAGAATTAAGAACTGTACGTTTTCCTTTAACGACATGTTAAAGGATCTACATAAATTCATACTTTTTGTAAActttacaaataaattagaccatatatcagtttatttaatatcataaccaaaataaTAACACAGCACTTTGCAATATTTAACCAACGATATACCGAAAGAGTGATCAGAACTTATCTTCCATTTTCTCCATAAATACTCCATTagattaattataattatttttttaaaccaataactcttttaaacagtttaatatctttaaggaaatgaaaaaaaacagAAACATCATCTATTAAAATTGCAGTATTGTTATCAGCATTAGTtgacataataaaaattataatggtGAACAAGGGACTTTGATGGCTTTGATattgatattacatgtattttgaattttcaaaataaaaggtTGTAAACATGAAAACATATCATAATGGACTGAGTGAATAGCCTTTTCTTACAGACCTAGACAAAGGAAAGGGTTCAGATACATGATTAATTACAATAATGAATGTGTTAAGCACTTGTTTAGGTTTGAGTCACTTTTTACCTGCTTTTTCAACctatatgcatataaattatatttaaaatattttcatattttccaGATATTTAATGGTTTGAGTAAATGTTTAACAAGTATCCAACTGTTGATTTGTATCTTACattttaagaatttaaaaaatgatcataaaaaacaagaaaatctGGATTGTTTCGCAGTTACCGGGATTCGTGTTTGTTTCGTTGATGAGCAAAATCAAAATCCACTCAGATATACACACAGTGAACCTTCGATTGGACAAGATGaacataacattattttacaaattaatgcAAATTAACCTCATAgtataatgttgaaaataaaattgcaattaaagtgaatttatttatattaaagcaGGATTTTGAACTTTCATGtgaattttaaaacgaaatatttaataaatattatattaatttagcCATAAAAATGGGTAAACACGAATTATACTTGAACAGATTTTGATAGATGATTATATCCTTACAATTCAATATTGCTTCTGAAATATCTACTAAATATTTATGTCTTTATGCATGTATTTgacacaagttgttttttttggcTTTGTATATTAACATTGCTTTTGTACATTTCTGTATACAAGTCAATTTCTTATTAAGAAATAGCTGTGTGAGAcaaagcttaacccatttatgcctagcgactCGAAAAAAGACcatatgcggcgtctcatcaaggtctgcgctgtttgcttaaaggcatttctgtaagaaatattctaaatatagcaataaatatactagacatctctaattttagaaataaattgatctaatttagaaggatgggggagtccactaggcataagtgggttaagTCAGACGTTACAATGCTcttaaaatacatattataagCATCTCGAACGGTAGTGATGTATACGCATATCCTTGGTTGTTCTTCACCTTTGCCTCGGGTGAAACAATGACGCTGTCTGCTGAAGTGGCATTAAAGGCATCCTTGCAGTTGTATTTCCCATACCTGGATTGATCAAGATTGATAATAGTAAGCGTTCCACCACCTGGAACGGCCTTTATATCGTATTTATCTCTTAGAAACGCCGTGTTTACAAAGCTCTTGCCGAATCCGTCGCATCCCCCAATCGGTGTGATTACATTGCTTGAGTTGATCACATCAAATGTAAGACTTCCATGAAAGTTGCAGCGAATGGTCACATTTCTTCCATCTTCCACTTCACTCTCTATCGACACTTTAATAATACGTTCATCTGAAAGAATTGCATCAATTTAAACGTGTAAGCTTGGgtcaatttttacaaaataaatgaattatctgcagattaaaaaacaaattattaatgtAATCCCTTTCTTTGATTTTCTCATTACAAAAGAACGTCGCCATGGCTTGTAAACATAAAAAGATCACGATTTAAAAAACTATATCAGGAATTGGAATAATTTCAGTAAAGAGTAGTGCAGGTTCTGGCTAACACAAATACCCGATCAATGTTTGTGTAAACAAACataattactttgttttattattattattattatttttggttattattattattattattattagtagtagtagtagtagtagtagtagtagtagtactagtagtagtagtagtagtagtagtagtagttgatttGTCTTTGCGCCGACTTGATTGAGAATAAAACAACTTTGACCTAGAAAAACACACTGATTATAGTAATGCCGGAGCAAACATTTTGGAATTTTTCTCTTTTCTTGTAATGACATGGTATGGGAAAATCCATGCATGTCAGGTAAAGTTGTTTTATTACCAAAGCAATGACTGCGAACAATTGAACCACATTTGCTTAGTTATAATGCAAAATATAACATGATAAACATATCAAACCGCATGTTCAAATGTTATTGCGATGGTTTGCAAGCGTATCGTCAAATATAGTTCAAAGGGTAGTCAAATTTTAATCGAAACAGTATAAGTAACAGGCCGAATTAATTATATGATAATGGATGGCATGGAATCAATGGtcatttgtgtgtattttgtggTCTACCACTTAATATAGTTATGTTAACTATAACAATTACCTGAAGTGAAGGCAGCGGCAAAGAGCGAGGCGAGACCCTGAAACATGCAGCAGATGTATTTTAGTACATATCCCTTGTACAATATCAGACACTCAAAAACAATCATTCCAATACTGCTACTTTCAAATCTAACATATGCTGAGAAAAATACCCTGTATAATTTGGAGACACAGCCAAAAAGATATGCATCTTGATGCTTCAAAAGAACATTATGTATCGTTTTACTTATTCCAAAAGTGATGTTATTTCCCGTCGCACAATTGCAGTTAACTGAGTAGATATGTCGATTTGTTCTTGTTTATATAGTAtaagtatatttgtattttatttacagtTAATTTAACCTTAGCATTATTCACTATAGCAACGCCAAAACGACCTTTGTATAGAGATGTAAAGGTATTTACCAGACTGAGAACGATCTTGAGCAATGGTGACGATGCTCCCAtctgtaataaaaataaaaataaatcaacatagtTTGAATGTGAAGTAATTCTTGCAAAAAAGGTTTACCTTGTTATATTGGTCTGATTTTCAATTCAACATGTATACAAATCGTTTTAACAAGCAGGCTTTGGTGGATTTTAAGGATAagtcaaaaatatataaacacagcTTATCGAAACATTTGTATTACTTGCAAAACTTGTTCTTTGACTGGTTTCGAAAACTTTACCGATCTCATCAAAAACATCCTCGACTCGTACAAAACTAACCTTAGTTTTGTGACAGCAGGAGCACATTACAGTAAATAAAAGTAGACATTGCGTTTTTATGCTATTAAGCCTacttgattttaatataaaatcacTTTTAATCAGCACTTTAACGAAGTCAGCAATAAGACttcaaacaaattaaatacataaataatttctGTGTATTTCTATTCTATgatgtttataaatacatgctTATAAATCgtcgaaaacaaaatatgattagaTATTGTTCGTgtctgttttattttgttttcaacgtTCACTTATTATTGAAACCTAAATTTATTGAAGTAAAGATACAAATATAACAGACCATaaaccgttttttttttttttttaatgagcttATATTATTCATTAAGCGGGTGACAAAAATTAAACATCCACGAATAAATATGAGCATGTTAAGTTTATACTCTATTTATagatttatgtaattttaatgacCACCCCTAAACAACCGACCGTACAACCACTTTGTGTCGATCATTTGAACGTTCCTCATATATTAGAAACTCCAATAATGATTCTTAATTTAATCTTTTTCTATGATATTTACACGTGTATAAAAGGTAGATTTGTGATTAACGTTTTAAGTAAGTGAAACCTTTTATTTTTGACAGATCGCGTGACGGATAGTTTATCTAAGCCGATTGACAAAGTAAAGCTATAAATAGCTTGTTTATCTGTCTAGCCCAAGGACGCGATCGAGTTTGTGTTAAATAAGATCTAAATTAAGAATATATCAGGATGGTTGTGTGTTACTTTCAAAATTGGATTATGGCAATTTGCATTTAACAAATCACTCTCAAATTATGTTTAATGTTATCATTTTAATGTATTTCATCCTTAAGTTTATCTATTCTAAAACATATGTGACGAATGGATATTACTATGGCAAATTGTAGCCATTTTGAAATGCgtcatatttaataaaactgaatGAGAACTTTCCACGGTCGCTGATTAAGGGAGTGAAAGGTTATAATAGATTAATCTGAGCTGATTTAAGCGCGTGCTTAAGATTAAGTGATTTATGATAATTTCAGAAAATTAATACGGTTGAGAACACGAACCATACTATGTTCTTAAAGCCCATGAGTAAAATAATGAACCTGTTTGTGTGTTCAATATTGTCGGTTTTAACTAGATTTTTATCTTGGAATTTGTAAATTTAACCTGTTTTCgcacaaaattaataaatatcagTAATGATTGTTCGAGGCTTTATGCAAAACATTAGTATGACAGTTTAGTACAGTCGTTAATTTTAGTTTGAAATCTGTGATTAGGCTCACAGAAATGAACACAGAAATTCGATACTAAATGCTGGAATCAGGTTGTGCTCGTTCGAAATCGAAAGTCAATCGTGTGTCAAGAAAGACAACTCTCGATATCATTGTTAGGACAAGGTTATATAAACATCAAAGGGATAATGTCATGTTCGCATACTATGTTGATTACTCTTGTTAACAGATTCAGTAAATAGAAGAAAATGGAAAAAACAGAGCAAAACAATTCTAGATTTACTGACATATACTTAAACACTCGTAATGAAAAGGGTGACATTCTCTGTTGTTTTAATTGAAGTAGCCTGGTGATACCGTCAACCAGTTTATAAAGCTTTTGTTCtctaatatactttttttaaataactttatcaaagaaaCTACATCACATTGCACAGAGAAATAAGCATTTAGATTTCTAAGTGCATTTTGCTCAGATATTGAGAAATCTGCATTCTACTTATGGTTCGACACCTTTTTATTTGTTAGGAAGATACCAACTTCCAATGTAGATGATACCTATCTTAACAGATGCGATTGGTTTGATAAACAAAAATCACATGGTTGACAATTTaattcatgttttatacataagttAGGGTTTCTTTTAATACAAGTATGGTCACAATAATAACATTAAAGCAGTTATCAATAATAAACTAGGCATTAATGTTTATCATGTTGGTTGTCTTTTTGTACCTTGAATTTGGTGATGATAGCGGGGTGAAAATGAAGAACTTCAAGGCAATAAATGAAACAACTATTGGGATGTTTTGAAAGATATAGCTTCAAACCTTAATCTGTCCTATGCACTATCGTGTAATGTGTGAAGTGTCATTTCTCCTCAATCATTTACTAACATAAAAAAGTctgtttgtgtaaaaaaaatccattacattatatttcataaataaacatCTATCCATACTTTCTTTGTGaatgcatttttatatgaaatacgAAATATCTTGTGAGATAATAATGGTAAACAATCAAACTAAAACTAAACCGATTTGTTGATGTATTAGAATGTGAAAATCTTGAAGTCTATCAttattgttatacaattattGTGCTTTACTAAAACGCgtgttatttaatgttataaatCATCAAATGTGTGTTTTCGAATATGTGTCTCTATATAATGATGTGCATTGAAACCGTAAAAGGAAAACATATAGCGCTTTTCAGTAAGTAGTTTTAACGGATATTTAAGTTTACTTCCATGTATATGCAAAAAGATTATATGTTTAGTATTTAATGTGAACTTCATATACGAAATTTGCTACGTAAAAAACAGTGCTAACCTGTTTTCGAGTTAATTTCCCAATTGATATGTCTGATATTAACTGTGTTCTTTTACGGTTGCGAACAGCTACATATTAGCCTAACACTGATTTGGATTTTCCTGGGTTTTTACATGGGTTTTATATTAACCGAAGCATAACTCCGCTTGGTCAATGACAAATAGTACCGTTGAAAGTGGAGtgatatttaaaataatagaCATTTGTATAGAGTAAAAtgtataaagataaaataaagttgaagaaaacatttacaaattatgcGCTACTAGACGGAATAAAACATGAGCAAACAGAACTACTTTATACGTCACAGTGTTCTAGTGCTGATGGGTGTTCCAGATTAGCATTAAACAATAATCTAAACATCAATTCAAATCGACTGAACGCTCTATGCTTTAGCAATTGCACGATTCAATAAGTACTAGTAAAAGGTTTCACGCAAAAGGCAGGTATTCATCGGAATGGAAATTAGTTTGAACAAAATGTGATATTCACTATGTTTGAAGAGTGGTATAACTTTATCGAGCGCTGGTTGCAATGTACGTTAGTTGTCCCATTCGAATTTTGTTTGCACTCTAGTTATACATACTTCTTAGGCAATCTACATTGATCATTCAAACGTCCAAGGATTTcttgtattattataaagagaTATAACGATAATTTGTTGACAGTGTTTGCTATCGTTTCATTTCATATATTGGTTAGAGTAAGGTTAAACTATCCACAACTTTCTCTTACACTGTTCGCCTTGCATATTCTTTACTCAAATTGATtgtgtttccataaataattaatcTACACAACTGTAAATGCATCGTAAAACGTATGCCGGAccgtttttgcaaaagaaaacatATGTTATAAGACGCTCAATATAATtgtgattgttaaaaaaaatgagcGTTTTGAGCAGAAGATCAGATAACCCTTACATTTAATGCAATAACAGAGCATGTAATGTTATTTGAATTAAGCAACGTAACCATATACGATCATGTTCACTTGTGTATATATTGTCGCAATCAAACTAAAGTAAGTAtgtatgattattttttaaagtatttatttataaatatttccaaTTGAGAATATTGACAATATTGTGTGCACTGGTCGTCAATAATTAATTTAGGCTTGACAGCGTTATGGGCGGTTTGGGGTTAGTGTATCTGCAATTTGGTTGGCTAATTGCGCACTCTTAACTGTGTTTTAGTATTTGTGTACTAGCTATCATACTTTGTCCCAgtggttatatttttatatgatttgtATGATTGCATTAACTGCAAACGTTCGTttaagttaatttattttatattttttttaaacaatagtaTCGCCAGTTTTTTCTTATTACCATGACACTGAATTTACTTGCAGACCATTCAAAGTTTATGGAGCAAACCACTGAATACATGTGTCCACAGCTTTATGTATTGAGAGTAGGATTTTGGTAAGTAAGATGTATGATTTAGTTAACCATAAATGATCATGTTGATTTTTTATCATAGAAACTTGAATAACAAATAGTATTTTCCTTGTAGAAACTTCAATATCAAATAGTATagatatttgttatataatatattattctcAAAGGAATTATTTAGCAGCATATTTTTttctggatatatatatatatatatatagatatatatatatatatatatatatattacattttgtgATGCTATTTGTTTTATGTGCACACATGAAACGTAATTACACCTTTCTGTCTGTCTACACGagttataatttattttggtTTAGCTTAACTTCTTAGATAACACACATTCATAACAGGTAAAAAAGCATTGATTTTCTCAATAGGATGTCATTATACAAGGTAAATGTTTTCAATGTGCAATTCTATAAATCAAACAACATATCATGTCGGTTCCATGTTCTGCAGTACTTAGAGAACACGTAAACTATAACAAAGATTAACTAAGAGCGACTAAAAGATACACTTATCTTTAAATTATGGTATTGATTAAAGGATGCAGACGAATGTCCGTTAGGTAGAACTATTTACGATGTACGTATTCATCTAAATGTCTATAGGTCGCGCCCATGATTAAGTTTTTAaagtattaatttatatataccGATTAAAATGTTGAATATTAACGTGTTACTGTGATCACATCTTATGTTAAGTATCGAAAAGCATAATTAATACTGCGTCGTTCTGGTCagttctttgtttttatttttcggtATTAATACATCGTTCATGAACACCTTCATAGAAAGCACATTTAAACAATGCAACAATCGTTACAGTACATTGTTGACACACTGCAAGTCTTTTGTCGTTCTAGTTTTATTTAAGCGCGCTTTTAATACAGAGCAATTGTTGCCGTACTCAtggtacacatttttttaacatacataattaaatgttgttgttttttgcatataaaacatGTCCTTACATTCCTTACAATCCGCGTTTTAAATATGTACACCAAATTTTCAAAGCACGTTTACATGATGGAAAAATGTGTAAAGAAAATATACCACAGTCACATTGTACGACCATATTGTAGAGATGCCATAACAATGACAAACATCCCCATGATTTCAGTCTGTCCATTCACTACCCTTGTAGTCTAATGGTAGAATATTGCCAATTAAATGGGGAGAGGTATGGATTCAAACCCCAGCGAGTGTTATTTTACATACAGCTTCAAAAGACGTGATGCAGTAATGTGTTCATTTTCCTAGCGTATTATGAATGGATATATAATTTGGTGAAAAATATCCGCAacgtttttttatgtatttagcATAATATATTTTTACCTCAGGGAAGTGTTTAAAGCTATTGGAAAAACATAATTGATTGGAGACtcatatacaatttgaattaagtATTAAGTAAAATGTGTGGGCATTAGGTATAACATATGTTTATTCATCAGTtaatcaatatttgtataaaacTTGTTTACATATgctatgttaaattgttttacaaGCGGGTTTAAATTCAGTAAAATGCAACTAACTgttttatatacttatatataatgTAGTTATTTGCTTTTATAGATATGGATACGATTCAACAATATCTAAGAAAAAGAGAGGCCCAATGTTTTAATTTGAGTTTATTATGAGcatgttaaaattattatttcaataggTATACACACGAATTATGCGCTGACTATCACGttaactgaaaaaaaaattgtactggTATTTATGACCTGATTTCTAGTGCGCAGAATCCTTCTATGTATATTACTcgtatatttacattaaatattattgaagGTAAAAAGAATACTGTAAAATTCACTATTTAACATAAGCTTTCTTTTCGGGGTTTAAAACTTCGATATCCGCTTTAATACCTGTACACACAACCTAAACGTAGTATTTATCGTGAGACGTTTTACGAATATCCGATGCAGTAGGTGCATCACATCAGGGTTTTTACGATCAATGACAGTTCTTCCTTCATTTATAATGAGtcatgcacatttaaaaaaaagcgtCCAGTGCGTTAGAtgcacaaattaataaataattggtCAGTGTTATGGTTGTAGAGAAAAACAATTGACAAGACACGTTCTACAGACTATACACTATGAACTTTACGGATATATAAAATAGCACAAACAGTAAATATAATTGCTATAAATCGAAATAATTATTTGTGAGTTGGTTTAGatttaagaattattttactaGCATTTGTATTTTCCTTCGTCAAATGTTGGAGGGCTTTTGAAATTCTTATATTCATCATGATATGGTATTTAAACCTAATCATTAATCACTTTACGCATGTGTACGATTACGAGTAAACATTAACGGGAAAGAAATTACACAGATGAGTAGAAACACTACCCCAAACCGTGATTGTAGCAAACTTTTGACTCCTTCATTGATAGTCTATCTGAATTACAGGAACAGGAAATTCCTGtcttcaattattttattttgaactaCTTGTACCAAACAGGTTCGATACTAGCCAATTGATATTTTTAGTCGGAACTGTTCACAGACTGAGATtggaaaatatttctttttttctaaaaagatTCCTGTAATTACATTGCTGTTTcagtattttgaaatttaaatttaagtCTTCAAACCTAATTAACACTATTCAAAAACAATAACGTGAGAACAATTCCCTTAAAATTGTGGCATAATTCTGAGGATATTAACAGAGGAAAACAAAACCGTACTATCTTGTTTGGTTTTAATACCAGTATTAACACATATGTGTAGGCGGTACCATTTAAGaaggataaatacaataaatgtacTTGGAAATACATgaacaatgcaaataaaaaaagctgtaatgtattgcagatttaCTGATATGTGTTATGTAAGAAAGATCCTGTAAAAATTACCTTAAGGGAAGTTTTTACATAATACCACATCTAAAATATGTTTGAAGATTTATAGTCTTGAAATTGCTTATTTTCCTCTAACATgtccttgtatttcaagatagaatactttccatgccagaggaaagaggtctgggttcaaatcccagcgggggcttcagaggatatGCAGTTTTGGACAAATGAATGTTTTTGCTTTACTTTATCGTTTATCTCAAACAAATCAACATGCAAATGAATTGAACATAATATTTGTTTCTGCATAAATGAGACATTAAACTtaggaatggacatcattttacTTCTTTTTAGCCACATAAACTATCAAGCAACATTCAAATGCAAAAGAATAACATAAGTGGTGTCAATAGACTTCATACAATACAAACACAGTGTAATGCAAAAATGACTTTGCAGACTAAACTCAATAATTATATAACCATTTCTTAatttacaacaatttaaataaattattaaaaataagtggATTTCACTGTTTCTTTATAGTGATTTGTGACTACaccatatttatgtattattgtgAAAAATAAATCCTGACAATTTTAAAAGATGTTAGAACTAAAAAGGGAACTATTAGCAAGAAATAATAATAACTGGTGATAGTCATGTAACAGTATTTGAATACatataataaacacaaaattgaCAAATGTTATACTATCACTCATACAACCATTAAACCATTGATAAAGTTACCTAAAATTCCTTATTTTATTCAAGACCTCATTTATGAATTTAAGCTGTACCAGTATATCACTTGACTATTGCCTCATTATGTAACAAGGTCATACAATTTAATTCTATGTTTATCGTCTAATTGGTATCTGAACTGTTTTTGATCAAGCTAAAAATTGTGATTTAACGTTTGTGGAAAATACTTACAGTGACCTATATGACGACAACACCTGCGCTATTCCATAAAAAAACTAGTATTCAAATTTGCTGAATAGGTGTAATTCACGTCTTAACCACTTTGAAAAAACTTATTTACACCTTAGACACAAATAAGACTGACGGATTGAATCATCCAGTGATATATTCATTAAAATTATAAGAATTATTACGGTATGCGATTTTAAATAAATCAGCTTTGTAACCACAGATaagtaagttttgcaaaaatctAGCCCATATTGAAGTAAGTCTGAACTTAAATAGCTCCAAGAGACTGACAAACAAGTTCCGGTATTTGTTTTGAATAAGATATAAAGACTTCAAATATGTATCGTTTAGCATGGTGATTTTACTCTGATTAACAATAACTGCATAAATTTCCACATTGTGaattggttgttttgtctttaataCTTCCCACTTTGTTTGTATTGCCCTTTTAGGATTAACGTAAGAAATATATACCCAGTAATTGTAGATCTTAAGTATTCTGTGATGTAAAcatgtatgtttgtttaaattttgcatgaatacaatactcactaACTATAAAGTTACCTCAatcataaaactatttttttacagaaaaacgtttttatatagacttgttgtttgtttattcCTGCCTGATTCTTAAACATAGAATCAAATGTGTTTGGTCAAATGCATATTATATATACAACTGATGGTGGTTAGAGAAACTGATTTATGAAACACACAAAAATAcgtcttaaataaataaacaacatgaataaaaaatactttaaaaatgcataacATGTGTGGCATCAGTTAGATTGGGTTACACTTTTAAGGGTGAAAGTTCATAACTTCAATAGTCACAACACAATATATAGACTCAACATTATATTTTCACACTAAGATACTAAATATATACAcgaattatattaatgaacaactcACGCAAACTTCTACGCTAAACTTCACTCTCTCCCAGATTATCCCTGTTTCAGGCTTTAATTCTAATCTGCCTACTGTCTCAAATTTGGATACACGTGTCGCGTCGAATTAAAGAACGATGCAGAACGTGTAACTTTCTTTGGTGGAGAGCATCGCGATAATTATATACcagtttgttgttattattttcatAAGAGATT carries:
- the LOC127867221 gene encoding uncharacterized protein LOC127867221, producing the protein MGASSPLLKIVLSLGLASLFAAAFTSDERIIKVSIESEVEDGRNVTIRCNFHGSLTFDVINSSNVITPIGGCDGFGKSFVNTAFLRDKYDIKAVPGGGTLTIINLDQSRYGKYNCKDAFNATSADSVIVSPEAKVKNNQGYAYTSLPFEMLIICILRAL